TGAATTTATACCTTACAATGACTATATTATTGCCATCCCCCTTAATAACTCAAAGAGGGTATAAATATTCTAAATCACAAATTACTTTAGCTATTAGATCTCTTCTAAGTACCCAAGAATTTATATTTGAGCACTTAGAAGCTGCATGGCTAGCACTTGAGGTTTATGAAAAAAATAATGCTGATTTTTCTGATGCTTTAATTGGTGAGATAAATAGGCTTAAAGGTTGCTCCACTACTTATACTCTAGATACAACAGCTTTGAGTCTAACTTTTTTTCAGACTCTTGAACTGTAGTTTAAAAGGAGGAGTTAGAAGGCAAGCAAGAATCATATTTTACTTACCTTATTTTAAAAAATTCTATCCGAGTTTTGACTTTAATATTATAGAGATTCAATTCCTTCCCAAGATAACTGAATCTGGTTAAGCATTTGCCCATTATTCATAAATCCCTGCTCAATACCTTCATAGTAAGGAGATAGCTGTTTGGACACTATTCCGCCATTTGTATCACAATGCCACTTATCTCCACAACACCAGGTAGTATGAACATAATAATTCATTCCATCATTTGAATTACCTTTCGCATCATACCAGCAAATCATACCTGTAGTACTATACCTACCACTTACGGAAAGAGTACTATCCGTAAATAATAAACTATCAATTATTGCGCCCCAAGTATTACCACAAACCCCTGGAGGGACAGAATGAGCAGCCCAAGAATTTTCATCACCATTTTTATATAAATTAGCTATACATAAAGGAAATGTATACTTTATGGCTTTTAGAAATGCTAAATCAGTATTAGTTATATTGACTAAATCATTTACAATATTTTGTGTTATAAAATCGCATTCTTCAGGATTATCAAAGCACCCTAAAGCACTTTCTGACGGATCATTATAATTAAGTATTTTTCCGATATTGTATTCGATTTCCTTTTCGAAAGTTTTTATGTTTTTATATAGTTTAGAATTTGTATTCCAAGTAACCGGGTAGTGGTTTATTAATTGATCGGAATATTGTTGGTAAGATTTATTTGTTTCCAAAAGTTCCGACAGTAAATTTCTATCTTCTATAACAGTCGAATTTACTAGTGTTTTAGGCGGAGTTAGCCCTATATGGTCAATTTTTTCAGAGTGAGCAAAGCCGGTACCTAAAGGGGTTAATCCGGTATTGTTCTTAAAAGAAATTTGAGTTGAAAAATCATTTACTGCATAATCAAGTAAGCCGCTAGCTGCTTTTATACAATTATCCATTGCTTTAAGATCGCATGTTAAAGCATAATACTTTCCACTACTGTCTTTGTTCAATATTCTAGAAAGTTGGCTGGGGTCTCCTCCTACTTGTAAGGCTTGTATGGAAACTGACCCGCCAATATTTAACGCATTTGCTATTTTCTGAATTTCTCCGGATGCACTAAAAATATTGCCCCACGAGGCGCTTGCTTTAGCTTTAAATTCTTCTTTTTCATAATGGTTGGCAAAATTAAGATTTATACTCATGGTAAGTAAAGCTCCTTCATCATAAGAATCAATATACTTATCTCCACAAATTAACCCAAAATATGGCTTAGCTTCATTACTATTATATATTTCTCTTCCAAACGCATTTAACACATTCTGCCCGGCGCCAGCTAATTGTACTTTTACTCTATCAGCCATATATTGGAGGTAGTTTAGAGACATTGAATAATAATCATCTTGGATAGATTTCATATACTCTGCCTCAGCACTTCCTGAAAATATTCCGAATTTCCCTTTGGAAGTAACATCTATTTTAAGCATTTTTTGAAGTTCTGAAAAAGAGTATGCTGTATTTAACTTTACCTCACCATGTTGGCCGGATGAAAAGGTAGTGACATTATAGCAATGTTGTGTTGATAATTGTTGTGAGTCGCTTGAAAAGCCATATCCGGCATACCCACCTCCTTCGTATGTTGGCTCCAGGTAATTAACCAGTTTATCTTTTAATTCATTTTTCAAGCTTTTGTTATTAAAAGGAATTTTATTTATTTTAGACATAAATCCTCCATTATTGGCTGTTATTTAATGATTGATACTTATCAATATAAAAGTATTCTAGATTCATAATATTTATCCTAAATGAATTACTTTTATGCTTTGTAAAGCTAAGTTAATTTCAATTTGCAAACTATTGGGTAAGATTACTTAAGTAAAAATCACGTATTTACATTCAAGAATAGTTGGTACCTAAAAGGTCTTACTTGGTTACATTAAACAATATTTCATTATTATTTTTTGTTTTAATAAGCTAAATAGAAGTTCTATTTTTAATATAACTTAACCTATCTACTTAATTATATTAATGTCACTTTTTAGATACATTGAAACCAATTGTGAACGATGGTTATACCCTGACTTCAATTTAATATTGTTAAGATGAACTTCTACAGTACGATCCGATATACCTAAAATATTAGCAATCTCCTTAACACTTTTTCCCAGAGCTAAGTTTTGCAAACACTCAACTTCCCGTTTAGTAAGGTTAATGCAATTATTTTCAGTAATATTAATACTATAATTTTGAATTTGTATATTTTTAGTTGTAATTTGTTGATCGTTGTTTTGCTTTATAATACTTAAAACTAACTCTTTAGGCAATTTCGGAAGACTTATCTTACTTGAAATAAGGTTTTCAACTAAGCTTCTACTATGATGATTAAAATATAAAATAAATTGCTTTAAAAAACTTATGTTATCTAATAAAAATAAATCTCCTTGCTCATGCGTACAGTCCATTACAAAACTCCAGCATTCAATAATATCATGTTTTTTTTGAAAAAAGGAAATCCCGTTACCTACATTAAATTTATCTATTAACATTGAATCATTACCATCAAGAAGTTTTGTAGACCATAGAAAATGATTAAGTTTTCCAATAGGTGTTGATAGTACTTCTGATAAGTATAATCTATTTGCTCTATGGTTATTAAATGCATCAGAACGTATAGTTTTACAAAACTCAAGCCAGTTACGGTTATAATTAACAAGGGTTAGAACTGAGTAATCAGTAAATATCCTATCGTAAGCAAACTTTATATTTCCTTCCTCAAGAGGCTTGCATATTTCATTTAATTCACTTTGAACTTCAATTGCATAATCCCAAATATCTTTCATTAATTTTTAAAATTATTGTGAGGTTATAAACTTTTTTATACTTATTTAGGTAATGTTTCAAGAACTATAGTTTAAAGAGGCATTGCCAAGCTGTTAAGTATAAAGTAGGTATGATATAGGCATATGACTATCCTATATGGAGATAAATATGGCTAATAAGTGTAAAACTTATGTGGCTTAACTTAAATATTGAAATTTATTATCCTTATTATCCTTATTATCCTTGCTTACAACCTTTTCATGTTAGAGAACAAAACTTTTTGCTAATAATAAATAGTAAATTATAAAAAAAGTTTATAGCATATTGAAAAAAATTATTAGGTCTTTGTTTTTCCTTTACTTTCTTGCAATCTTCTATTTTCATCTTCAGTATATCGTCCTAATACTTCTCTCTCTTGAAGCTTTTCGGAGCTTATATCTTGAGAAGAAGCACTTAAGCCTTCCTGATATCCTCTGGAATACTCCTTTTTGCTTATAGATCTAGAAATATTTGCTATAATCTCAAAATGCTTTATATCTTGTGTATAATGCTCATTATCAGCTTCATGATTAATTTCTCTCATTTTGTCTATGGAAAACCCTAAAACTTCCATAATATTGGCAGCATTATATTCTAAGCCTTTAAAACTTTCAGATTGCATAAAGCTAATAATCTTCTCAGCATATAATTTATGAAGCTCAAATTTCTCCATTATATCGGTTAAACCACTAGCTTGTTCGATTAAAAAGTCTATTTGCTTTTCTGATGCTTTTGTTAGCCCTTCATCGGTTAATTTTTCTTCTATTGTACTCCTCCAGGTTCTTGCCTTAACATCAGTTTCAATATCACTAGGCGAATTATCAGCATACTGCATTGAACTACTACCCATAGAAGTATGGTGTGATTTTATTTTAATACCTACAACTTTACCTAACTGTTCACTCGTAAGTGTTCCAATCTCTTGGACAACTACATATAAAGCCAAATCCTGACCTTTCTCTTCCATCTCCTGGTATATTTCAAAAGCTTCCTTGCCTAAAAAGTGTTTAAGTTGCCCGTCATTTACCTTTATTTTATTAATTATAAACCACTCAAAACTTTGACCATGATGTCCTCTTGTATAAATAGGAACTTTTATGGCCTTTCCTTCATCATCTTGGTACTCTAAGATTAATGGGTCTGAAGGATCATTAGTAATCACTAAATGACAATGTGCACAACAAAGTTTTGATAGACCTATATATATTTTATCAAGTTTACCTTTGATATTTGGCTGCTCGTCTAATAAATGCTCAACAATTCGCATCTCAGCATGGCACTTATCATTTGCTTCGCCTTCTTCTATTAATATATACCCTTCTTCTTCCTTAATTTTAAATGCAT
This genomic window from Candidatus Jidaibacter acanthamoeba contains:
- a CDS encoding type II toxin-antitoxin system VapC family toxin, translating into MNLYLTMTILLPSPLITQRGYKYSKSQITLAIRSLLSTQEFIFEHLEAAWLALEVYEKNNADFSDALIGEINRLKGCSTTYTLDTTALSLTFFQTLEL
- a CDS encoding nucleic acid/nucleotide deaminase domain-containing protein, giving the protein MSRRGESSKRKHGKNQGPKVETKAKRNRKEIEVEEEEIKVAPKVAKEVKELLEKISSRSQIRKDLIPMKALKKMLDEKKISKAYIEETVNNYFDKFKAVKVLEALSFSKKDIESTRYAALYIEESRLTPEKKIKEALQSGDGDTLKKFTQEFYNYLHELNAERESRDLDWEERRFDSLSRLLVSDINDCAAVCFDGKKILYAFNHLHGSSSDAKRAHIKEQAVKVFKYFTNCIEGKYIIPGKKQKDRLKLIVDTCCTALQLKEEEDKERIQNIIHLLDEYHGELPEEIKGVVNSKELNQAIRTRKDLMKVEEALTTGDKKFSNNIINAFKIKEEEGYILIEEGEANDKCHAEMRIVEHLLDEQPNIKGKLDKIYIGLSKLCCAHCHLVITNDPSDPLILEYQDDEGKAIKVPIYTRGHHGQSFEWFIINKIKVNDGQLKHFLGKEAFEIYQEMEEKGQDLALYVVVQEIGTLTSEQLGKVVGIKIKSHHTSMGSSSMQYADNSPSDIETDVKARTWRSTIEEKLTDEGLTKASEKQIDFLIEQASGLTDIMEKFELHKLYAEKIISFMQSESFKGLEYNAANIMEVLGFSIDKMREINHEADNEHYTQDIKHFEIIANISRSISKKEYSRGYQEGLSASSQDISSEKLQEREVLGRYTEDENRRLQESKGKTKT
- a CDS encoding response regulator transcription factor, giving the protein MKDIWDYAIEVQSELNEICKPLEEGNIKFAYDRIFTDYSVLTLVNYNRNWLEFCKTIRSDAFNNHRANRLYLSEVLSTPIGKLNHFLWSTKLLDGNDSMLIDKFNVGNGISFFQKKHDIIECWSFVMDCTHEQGDLFLLDNISFLKQFILYFNHHSRSLVENLISSKISLPKLPKELVLSIIKQNNDQQITTKNIQIQNYSINITENNCINLTKREVECLQNLALGKSVKEIANILGISDRTVEVHLNNIKLKSGYNHRSQLVSMYLKSDINIIK